TTGGTGATCGTGACGGAATGGCCTGAATTTAAGGGCGCAGATCTGAATCAGGTAAAAGCTTCGTTGAAAAACTCTGTCATCTTCGACGGCCGAAATATCTTTTTGCCATCTGAAATGGAAGAGTTGGGCTTTGACTATATCAGCATCGGTAAAGAGATGGGGTTGGGATTGCAGAAACAAACGGCAATTTTGCAACCTCAGCAAATCACCAATCAGTGGATTAACTAGGTAAGGGAGAGAACGAGTGTCGAGATCTCAAACCCAAATCTTTGATGGAATAAGTGGCCTGGTTTTTAAGAAACAACCTTGCTTGGGAAGCTATGCCAAGGTTGGTTTTTTAAATCCACAAGTGGGCTCTTTGCACATCATCTATGACAGTCAGGCTCCTTGGCTTTTAGCTCTTATTGAAAAGCATTTCGGTAAGATCCCCGAGACTTTGACCTATGAGCAAATTCACCAGGTTTTGCGTAAAGTAAAACGTTTTCTATTAATTCAAAAAAGCCTTCAGCATCTGGGACTCAACAAAACTAGAGTCTTGGGTGGAGTGCGTGAACACTACTATTTTGATGAACCTTTTGCGCTGCTTTCGCAAATCAATATTCTATTGGTTCTTGCCGCAAAGGTGATGTTCGAGAAGTTTACACGGATTGAAACCAGAATTGTCGCGCTGGAGTCTCTAGAGACCAAAGCTCTTTGTTGGACTTTGGTGATGAAGGTTCATGATAACAGAGCCGTTAGCTGCATTTTTGATGCAGCCTTCACATTGCCTCGTCTTCATTTGGAAAAATTTGAGAATGGCTTGTTACTCGGGCACTTCCGTTTGTTGGAAGAAAGCGTTTTGGTGACGCCTGGCCAGAAGGAATGGACAACTCAGAAGAAGTCTTTGTCTATTTTCGGTGAGCGTGGGCAGGAGCTGCATTTCCATGTCATGGGGCGTACACCCGCGGAAAGACGTTTCGAGAATGAAGAGGCGCTTATTGCGGCGGCTCAGGGCTCACAATTGGTTCCAATTGAAATCAATTTCCATCCGTTCTGGCGTCCGTTGGGCCACACGACTTTACGTATTGGTCGTCATCTGTTTGAACTTTCGGCAACAGGCTGGAAGGCTCACAATCAGGGAGCCAATACGGCGCGTGCTTTTATCTTTAATAATCCATTCTTCCGTAAACAATTGGGTCTTTTCTCTGACCAAGGCATGCCACCGATTTCTATTGGTGTGACCTTGCTTGTTCCTAAGGACAAGGTTGAAGTCTTGCAGGTTATTCTTGAAAACCTGGCGGCCTCTCAAGGGGCTCAGAAGGAAAAGTTCAGTCTTTTGAAGAACAACTGTAATCAAGGTATTGTGAGAGTTTTGACTCAGGCGGGGATCGAGGGATTTGATCACAAAGGCTATCTCGAATTCAGTACGGTTTTGACCTATCGCCAGTTGCTATTGGATCCGCAGTATCCTGTTGAGGGCTTGCGTATTTATCCTTTGCCAAACACGAACTTTGACGAAGCAACCTTGCGCTCATGGATTCCCGCTTTGCTTTACCGAAATAATACTGTCTCTAGAGAAGTGCGCAGGGCTCTTCCTGTCTTTCCGAGGGACTTCTTTTTCATCAATTGGAAGCGTCTTATGGCGCAGGTTCAGCGTTTGGGGGGCAGTCATGCGGATCTCTAGTTTGTCAGTGATCTTCGTTTTGTTGTTGGGCTCTATAGGACAGGCCGCTCCGGTCTTTAAGTATTTTCTTAATGATAACGATCTGATTGCGGAAAAATGTACCGATGATGGCGAGACAATCAGCAGTAAAATCAGTATGTCTTTCGCCGTGCCAGCGGAAGATGTTGTGGAGACTCAACTTCGCGTGAAGGCCTGCACTCACAAGTACGGATTGAAGAAGTTAACATTCAGCTTTGCTTTGCCACTGGCCTTATTCGACGAAAGTTTGTTGCTGCAAATGCCGATCGAGAAAGCTCAGAAGATCGGCAAAGTGTGGGTCACTCGTGAAGCCAATTTAAAAGGCAAAGCCGTGTTCTCTCTGTCTCCAGAGTCCTTCGGATCCAAAGCTGACGGCGTGTCATCTATAAGATACTTCGTGGCGATGGATGAGAGTGAACGTCATGCTTTACTTGAGAAAACCCAAGGTCGCTTTGTTTGGTCCGGCTTAAGTATTGTTTATAAAAAAGGTTTCCTGATGCCCACCGTGAACTTGCGTGGTGATTTGACTGTGGTCGAGGAAGAGTAAAGATATTCATGGTTAGAGTTCTGTTTCCTTTGATATTACTAACGACAATGAACACCCAGGCGCAAACCGTCTTGGAGTGGAAGCCTTTGCTTCATAAAGTGTATGGTCAAAACTCAGAGATTCTTTCTTTGCAGAAGCAAAAAGATTCGGCTTACTATCAAAAGTCGGCAGTAAAATCTGACTTTGCTCCGTCTTTGTTCCTTTTTGCGGATCGCACTCGCCAAGAGGAAAAAACAAGCTTTCGCGATACTGATGTCACGACCGACACCTATGGACTGAAGGCTTCGTGGAACCTCTTCAATGGGTTCTCCACTTACAATACTGTTCGCAAATATTCTGCTGAAGAAAATCAGAGTGAATCCCAAATCCGTCTTAAGATGGCGGATATTCGTTATCAACTTCGTCGTGCCTATATTCAATGCCTTATTTCCCAGCGGGCTTTGACAACCTGGAAGCGACTGTTGCAGCTCCAAATCGATCAATTGTCGATTGTTCAAATTAAATACAACAAAGGTGTCGAGGCCCTGTGGTCTGTTGAGATCTCCAAAGCCAATGTTGAAGTCACAAAGGCGACCATTGAGCTGGAGCTCAATAACTTTTCTAAAGCACGTTCAAATATGGAAGTCCTGATCGGCGAGCCCCTTCCTGCAAATATTGAATTGGTTGATGACCTGGATGCACTTCTAAAAACCGAAGTGAAAGGGGAGTTGTCGCCAAATCACCCCGAGCTGACTTTGTTACAACAACAAGTGGAAGAAGCCGGGGCTGATACCTCGATTCAAAGAGCGGGATATTTGCCTTCACTCAAAGCCAATTTGCAATGGGCTGATGCGAAAATCGAAAGTCAAGATACGACACATGATAATCAACTCAGTCTGACGTTGACCTTCCCCTTGTTCGAAGGTTTCTCGACAACAAACCAAACTTCAAAAGCCCGGGCGATCGTATTAGCGCGTGAGTACACACTAACTGACAGTCGTCTGCGCTTGGAGGCCGATGTTATACAGGGACGCTCCTTGTATTCTGCGAATTTGAAGTTTCTTAAAGCAAAATCCAGCGAAGTAAAAGCCACGCAATTGTGGTCCCAAACCATCGAGAAACAATATCGATTGGGTGTCAGAAAGTACTCTGATTGGGATCAGGCACAGACAAAAATGATAACAAGTGAAAGAGATTATCTCTCAAGTTTGAGAGACACCTTGGAAAGCCGTATCCTTTTGGAAAAGACATTGGCTGTAACGGAGGAAATGTGAAAAAGCAGTGGATAGCCTTATTGGCGGCATCGCTATTATTGGTGGGGTTTGTCGGATATCGGTCGTTCAAAGCCTCGAATAAGAGCGATTGGAAGAGTATCAAACCTTCTCAAGCCGAATTGGTGATCAAGGTCACAGCCAACGGTTCAGTCACTCCTCGCAACAAACTGGTTGTGACGACTCCGATTTCGGGCCGAGTGGATCGCGTTTTGGTCGAAGAAGGCGCTAAAGTTCGCAAAGGGCAGCAAGTGGCTCTTCTGAGTTCTAGTGATCGCGTGGCTCTGATGGATTCTCTAAATCAAGGTCTTGATGCCGGGGAACAACAACGTCTTAAAGACATGTATCGACCAACTCCAATTCTGGCGCCAGCGGCGGGTACTATCGTCCTTCGGGCAGTGAATCAAGGTCAGTCGGTCAACACCGAAACTACACTCTTTGAGATTTCCGATATGCTTATCGTGATCTCCAAAGTGGATGAAACAGATATTGCAAAAGTTCGGGTTGGACAGGCTGTTGAAATCAGTATTGATGCTTACGCTGGCCATAAGTTTGCCGGAATTGTGGATCGTATTGGACAACAAAGCACGGTTACCAATAACGTCACGACTTATGATGTCTTTATTTCTCCGAAAGAGACTTTTCCGGACAATATCAAATCAGGAATGTCTTCAAGTGTAGACTATCTGATTTCCAAGAAAGACAATGCTCTTTTGATTCCAACCTGGCTTTCTGAGGGGCGTAAGAATGCTAAAATGGAATTAATGATCGCTGACGCTTCTGGAAAGCCTCAGAAAAAAGAAGTGCTTTTGGGGGAATCCAACGGTGACTCCGTGGAGGTTGTCGAAGGACTGACCAGTACGGATGAATTGTTATACAAACCATTGACCTATGAAACAGAAACTAAAGGCGCGCCCTTCAGCGTCGGCGGTAAAAAATCAAAATAATGAAGCCACTTATCAGTATTCGTAATTTGAAGAAACAATATGTCACCGATGTCGGGGACGGCGAACTTATTGAAGTCGCCGCTTTGGCGGGGGTGGATCTTGATATTCATCAGGGCGAATTTGTGGCGATCATGGGGCCGTCGGGATCCGGTAAATCCACTTTGATGCAGATCCTCGGTTTATTGGATCGCTCAACAAGTGGGGAGTTTCATTTAAACGGCCAAGACATTGGGAAAATGAACGATGACCAGTTGGCAGAACTGCGTTCACATCTCATTGGTTTCGTATTTCAATTTTTCAACCTATTGCCTCGTTCGACCTGCATCGACAATGTCGCTTTGCCAATCATCTATTCAGGCGGGCCCAATCCTCAGGAACGTGCCATTGAACTATTGAAGACCGTGGACCTTGG
The nucleotide sequence above comes from Bdellovibrio svalbardensis. Encoded proteins:
- a CDS encoding TolC family protein, producing MVRVLFPLILLTTMNTQAQTVLEWKPLLHKVYGQNSEILSLQKQKDSAYYQKSAVKSDFAPSLFLFADRTRQEEKTSFRDTDVTTDTYGLKASWNLFNGFSTYNTVRKYSAEENQSESQIRLKMADIRYQLRRAYIQCLISQRALTTWKRLLQLQIDQLSIVQIKYNKGVEALWSVEISKANVEVTKATIELELNNFSKARSNMEVLIGEPLPANIELVDDLDALLKTEVKGELSPNHPELTLLQQQVEEAGADTSIQRAGYLPSLKANLQWADAKIESQDTTHDNQLSLTLTFPLFEGFSTTNQTSKARAIVLAREYTLTDSRLRLEADVIQGRSLYSANLKFLKAKSSEVKATQLWSQTIEKQYRLGVRKYSDWDQAQTKMITSERDYLSSLRDTLESRILLEKTLAVTEEM
- a CDS encoding efflux RND transporter periplasmic adaptor subunit — its product is MKKQWIALLAASLLLVGFVGYRSFKASNKSDWKSIKPSQAELVIKVTANGSVTPRNKLVVTTPISGRVDRVLVEEGAKVRKGQQVALLSSSDRVALMDSLNQGLDAGEQQRLKDMYRPTPILAPAAGTIVLRAVNQGQSVNTETTLFEISDMLIVISKVDETDIAKVRVGQAVEISIDAYAGHKFAGIVDRIGQQSTVTNNVTTYDVFISPKETFPDNIKSGMSSSVDYLISKKDNALLIPTWLSEGRKNAKMELMIADASGKPQKKEVLLGESNGDSVEVVEGLTSTDELLYKPLTYETETKGAPFSVGGKKSK